The genomic window ATGATAATTAATTGATGCAACATTAACACCTGCCTCTTGAGAAATATCTCTAACAGAAGCACTATCGTAGCCGTGCTCTGCAAAGAGAGTTCCGGCTACATCGATAATTTTATCTTTTGTGTTTAATTGCTCTTTTAATTCATCATTACTCATTTCTAACCTCATCCAAAACTACCGACCCAATAAGGTCTTGTTCCGCTTCACCTTTAATGAACTTGCTCTTAATTTTTGCAACAAGGGTGAAGTAGTCTTCAAGTATAGCATAAGCACTTGGTATAAAGACAAGTGTTAAAATTGTTCCTGAAGTTAAGCCCCATGCCATCGCCATTGTCATTGGTACAAGCATTGAGTCTGTACCACCTATACCATAAGCAGTTGGAATTAGGCCACTGATTGTAGTTAGAGATGTTACTAAAACAGCTCTCAGACGCATTCCTGAGGCCTTGACAAGAATTTCGTGAAGACTTAGACGGCCTTCTTCTCTCATTTCGTCAATAAAACTAATTAAAACGATACCAGAGTTAACAATAATTCCTGAAAGACCAATCATACCAATTAACGCAAGAAAACTTATTGGTCTTGAGGAATCAGCGTGACCAGAAAGAACCGGAGTTGCAAACGCAATAGACATACCAAGAAGTCCAAGCGGGATAGTCATCATAATGATCATTGGTCGTAAGAAACTCTTGAATAGGAATACTAGGATTGCAAAAATCCCAATTGCGGCAAGTAATCCTGCGCTCGCGAGTGACTCCATCGATTCTTTTGTACTTTCTGCAGCTCCTCCAAAGCGTAATGAAACACCAGGGAAATCTTTTGAGACATCATCAAAAATTTCTTTTAGCTTTTTGTTCGCAATTTGCGAAGTGATGATATTCTCATCAATATTACCTAAGAGTGTTTTACTTTTTTTGTAATCATATCTTTTAATTACAGCAGAGCCATCTTGGACATGAACTTTTGCAATATTTGCAATTGGAACAAGGTTTCCTTTATTATCCATAACTTTTACATTGAGGATATCATCTAGGTCTCTTCTTGTATCAGCTTTTGCTCTTACTTCAAGATCAATGTCTTTGTTTTCAAGAGTTACGTTACTTACGATATTTCCCGAGATAAATGATCTAATATTTTGCCCAATTCCATTAACATTAAGTCCTAGTTGATCAGCTTTTTTATAATCAACATCGACATAAACCTCTTCATCACCAAATACATCATCTACTTTTAGATCCAAAATACCTTCAACTTTTGAAAGTCTCTCAGAGACAACTTTAATAATTTGATCAAGTTGTTCACTGCTATTTGCTCTAAAGGTTCCTTCGATGGCATCTCCTACAGGTGGACCATTGATTTGAGCCTCAAAGCTTAAGCGAGTCATCTCTGGAACTTTAATCTCTCTCAAGAGAGGTAAGATTTCAGTGTGAGGGCGATTGAATTTTGCATTGTCGCTCACATAAATGAAGAGAATACCAACATTGTTGCCATCCTCTGCTTTAGGATCTGCAAGCTGAACTTTAGAACGACCAGCGAAGCCAACAACATGTTTTGCATCGTCTTTAAGAACTTCTTTTACTTTCACACTTAAATTTTCAAGAATTTCTTCAGTTCTCTCGACAGTTGTCCCACGCTCTGTTTGATATCTTGCGATGTAGATTTCTGTTTGATCAGCTGGGAAGAGAATAAACTTGTTACCAATTGCCATCAGCAGGAATGATCCAACGATAATACCTGTGAAAAATATTGCCGTGAAATAGCGGTGGCGAACAGTTAGATCCATTAACTTTTCAAACCACTTCTCAAACTTTTTAAACCAATTTTGTGAATCACTGTCATTCTGTTTAATACTGTTGGCGATATCTTTTGCACGTCCTCCAAATGCGACAAGTCTCATTGGAAGGAAGAGAAAACTTTCTAGTAAACTTAGAATAAGAGATATCGTTACGATCACAGGAATCCATTTAATAAATTGTCCCATGATACCTTTTGTAACTAACATTGGCATAAAGGCAGCCATTGTAGTTAAGGCCGTTCCAGTAATAGGAACCCAAAGTGATCTAATACTCTTAAGAGCTGCATCCATTGGTGTGTCACCCTCTGCAAGAAGGCGAGTGTAGTTTTCAGAAATAACAACGGAGTTATCAACGAGCATTCCAAGAGCAATAACAAGAGCTAGAATTGTAATTGCATTTAAGCTCATTCCAAAAGCTGGCATGATACCAATTGTACCCATAACCGCAAGTGGTAACGATAAACTTGCTAGGATTCCAATTCTTCCTGGGAGGAAGATGAATAGAAAAATCATAACAAGAGCAAGACCAGATACTGCGTTTGAACTTAGTACTTCGAGTTTGTTTTTAACTTTTGTCTGTTCATTGTTATAAACAGAGAACTGGTGGTTAGGGTAGTGCTTTTTAAAAGCTTCAACTTTCTCAATGATTCGATCAACCATTTCAATTGTATCTGCACCGGCTTTTTTACTAATGGTCATAAGAGTGGCTTCTTGACCATTATATGTTGTTCTTACTTTGATCTCTTCTTTTCCATCAACGATTTCTGCAACATCTTTTAAGTAAACGTTACTTCCAGAAAAATTAGAACGAATTAAAACATTTCCAAGTTGAGTTACATCTTCTATTTTCCCTTCAATACGAACAAGCTTTTGCTTTTCCTGTCCTTTGAGAGAACCACCTGGGATGTTAACATTTCTTGATCTTAATTTATTGATAACTTCTTCAATACCAATATAGTTTGAGTCAAGCTTGTCAGTGTCGAGGATGATTTCAAATTTTCTCTTTGCAAAACCATCGAGAGTAACACCTTTTACAGTTTTCAAGTCTTCAATATCTTCCTTTAGAGTATCTGCAATCTTATCTCTTTGTCTTCCGTCATTAGTTCCTGTCACTGCGATCTGATAAACTGGGAACTCTTCAGAGTTGATCTCTTGAAAGCGTGGAGGATCTTTTAGGTCAGATGGAAGATCTGAAACACGATCAACCGACTTTTGAAGATCTGACATAACCTTGTCAACATCGTCGACATTGTCCATGTCAACTCTGATTACGATTGTTGATAAACCTGCCTGCGATGTGGACTTCACATCTTTAATACCAGAAACTGTTCTTACCTCATCCTCAATCGGTTTCGTAATTTTAATTTCGATGTCTTCAGCACTTGCCCCATCATAAACTGTCGTTACATAAGCTGTTGCAAAACTTACTGCTGGATAACTTTCTGCGGTCATTTTTTTCAGGCCGAGAAGTCCATAAATAATTAAGAAAAATGAAAGTACAATTGTGAACTTATCATTTTCAATAAAAAATCGAGATAACTTTTCCATAATATTTCCTATTTATTAATTGAACATGGTGTTTCAGTAAAAACTGAAAAGTAGTCAATTAGCGTACTGATTACATTATATTTTGTGTTAATTTCATTTAAATTAGACTGAAGTAAACTGTCTTCATCCTGAATAAGTTCTCTAGAAGAAAGTCTCGCTTGCTTGAACTTCTTTTTTGAACTCTTGAGAGTTTCATCAAGTAATATTGAATTACGTTTTTGGGCCGCAATTACTTTGTATAGAACATTGATTGATTGCACTGTCTGAGAGTGGAAAGCGGAAAGTTTTCCTTCGACTTCTTGGTAACGAGAAATATTAGATTTTTGAATTATTTCTTCCCTGATAGCTTGAGTGTCTTTTTTTGCACTTCCAAGAGGAATATCAAGTTGGAAACCAACCGCATATTGCTGTCTCCCCTTATCTTTTAACTCATCAATTGCATCACTATGGCTGAAATCTTTACCGATATAATTAACTTCAGAAATAAGCTTGATATCAGCTTTTGAGTAACTCTCATTAACTCTTTGGCTAAGTTTTAAATCTTGCTTTAAAAGTTCAAGAACTTCATCATACTGAGTAAACTCTTTAGGAGCTTCTGCTTTAGAGCTAATATTCGCAGTACATGCTAATACTTGTGCAATTGTATTATCTAAAGAATAATTCGCTAGAGTTAAATCTTGTGCTCCAATTTTTTGCGGGAACATTTCTTTTAGTCTTTTAAAAAGCTCTGATCTTTCAAATTCTAAAAGTAGGATTTGACCATTCCTCGCTTCTACTTGAGATCTCGTACGAGATAGTTCACCTTTATCTGCAACATTATTTTTGTAACGATCGAATGTGTCTTTTTCTAAGCTTTTTTGTCCGTATCAAGAAGTTCTCTTGCAATTTTTAATGATTCATTATTTGCAACTAAGGACCAGTATAGTTTTCTAACTTGTCCGATATAAGCGTGAGTTGTGATTTCACTTTCTTTTTTTGCAATTTCTTTTTTGATTAAAAGAGATTCGTGATTAGCTCTTGTTGTTTTACCAAATAAATCTTTGTAGAGATCAATTGCAATGGCTGCACCAAATTTTGCGGTTGTTCCATTTTGATAAAAATTATTTGATACCTGACTGGTTCCTGCTGTAACAGAGCCTTGAACTCCATACATTGTCGGCTTAGTCAGCATTACTTGAGCTTCTTTGATTGGACTTGTTACGGGAGCAAAAGTAGAGAAAGAAGTTTCTTTCGTCTTGAGATAATTATATTTGGCCTGTAATGTTGTCTGGAATTTATCTTCAAATGAGTTGTAGTTAAATTCAGAATTTAATTTTTCGAGTTCTAGTTTTTTTGCATTGAAACTTTCACTTTTTGCCCACTCAATTAGTTTATCTTCCGAAACACTTAAAGCATAAGTATTCCCCGATAAGACAAGAAGGCATGAAATTGGTATTAGAGTCTTTTTCATTTTTATTTCCTACTTTAAACGATTGTTTGAATTAAACGGATGTTTGAATTTAAACACATGTTTTAAATTTAATCAAGTTAATTTGACTGCTTTTGAAATAGATTGTAAGTGCTTGATTTTAAGGATTAGGCGGCAACGTTAGTTGATGGTATTTGATTTCTACTTATCTTAAGAACAAGAGAGTAGCCAGACATTGTTGTCTTCATATAGATCTCAGCTTGATTTTCACTTGATAAAGCTTGCGCTAGAATAAGGTTGTAAACAAGAGGATTTTGAATTAATTCACTCGTTTGGTTAAGTGCATTTTTGATTTCATCTTTATCGACTTCACATGATGAATGACTTACTTCAAAATACGAAAATTTATTATCTTCATTATAATCTAGTTTTATCCAGCCATGTGGTTTGTTTGCAGAGAGCTGGAAAGCATTCGTGATTAAACTTAAAAGAATTTGAGAGATACTAGTAGAGTTACAAACAAGCAAAGATTTGCACTCATTCACTTCGTTATAGAACTTGATGTTTGAGCACTTAAGCTTTTCGTTAATAAAGCCAACTGCATCATCAACAATTTTGCTAATTTCGACTTCTTCTATATTTGTGTTCTTATCATTTTTGGACATCTTTTTTAGAGAATCAATTGTCTTTGCTATTCTTTCAACATTCTCAAGGCAGCGATTAATACTGGTTTCTGATAAATCGTCAACGTTTCCGCTATTCATCGATTTTATTCTTCGAGAGAGTAGGGTGAGATTTCCTCGAATTATTGTTAGTGGGTTATTTATTTCATGGGCCATTCCAGAGGCCATCTCTCCAATAGCAGCCATTTTGGATGACTGCAATGCCTGCCTCTCTGTGTTTATTCTCTTTCTATCAGACTCCTCAATTTCAGAGAGAAGGTACTCTTTATCTAGGCGTAGAGAAATATTTTTTACAATTGATTGATTGACCATTTGCATGTTGAAAGCAAGTCCAACAAGATATAATAAAAAGATAATGATTAACGTTTCTTTGACTTCACTGTGTCCAAGAGAAAAGCCAATGATTGCAGAAATAATTAATGCAAAATTAAATGCGTAATTACCTTTTAACGTTGCACCATTAGAGCCGGTAGCACCTGCACATACTCCTGCATATATTGTCATTGCAATAAGCATCTTCTCTGAAGGTACATCGGTCAGAAATAGAATTGATGATGTTCCCCAGAGAAGGCCACCGTAGAAACAGATAATTGAATTGATAAGTTCGAATTGAGAAATTGTAATGTCTCTAGTTGATTTATTTTTCCAATAAAAATCTACCGATAGTTTTCTGAGAAAGAAATAGAATGCAAATGAAGTAAGCCAGGCGATAAATTCTAGTTGAAGATCATCTCGGTAATAGTAGTAACTAAAAACACTAGCACATGCGAGCGACACAACATAGATTGCAATCTTTCTCGAATAAACGAGATCGAGCCTTAGGTAGTCGAATGTGTCACTACTATTCATCTTCATAGATAGCTTTTCGACAACTTATATTGTTTACTTTAGCAAATCGATAGGCTGAAATGGCAGAATTTTCCTACTATACATAAATTATTGAAAAAATTGATAGAATAATAACTGAGCGTGTCAGGAGGACAAGATTAACTTTCCACAACGTGCATTTGAAACATTCAAAAGATTAAAAAATCTTCATGAATTTGTGGACCTCTACAACTATATGCTTAATTTCCTTTCGCGTATTGAAGATCCAATTCTTCGGGCCCGAAAATCTCACCAATATGTCTCACAGTATACAAATGAAGTTTTAAATAATCCCATCGCAAAGAAATTTGTTACATGCCATCGTGGGTGTAGTGCTTGTTGCCACACTCAGGTTTCTGTCAATGCAGATGAAGCGCAATTACTGGCGAGTAAGGTTATAAATAACGAAGTTCAAGTCGATCTGACAAAACTTTATATCCAGGGAAATGTTGAAAATAATAGTGAGAAGTGGTTTGCACTTCCTTACGATGTTCGAGGTTGTGTTTTTCTCGACGATAAAGGTGCTTGTACTGTTTATGAAGATCGACCTTCTGTCTGTCGTACCAATAACGTTCTTTCTCCGCCAAAAATGTGTGAAACAAGAGATGGCGTAGAAAGGCCAATTCGGTTACTGAATACAGAGAAGGCAGACATGGCGATTATTGCTTCATATGAGGTGAGTGGAGACGCTGGAACATTACCGTCAATGCTTTGGAAGGCAATGAAGCAATATGGTGAACCACCAAAGGTTAGTGAGAAATCGTGGTCAAAAAAGGTGACGAAGAAAGCATACCTCTCCCAATTGAAAAAAGACCTTTCCAAAATTTTCGAAGTGTAATAAACCATATAAATGAAATGTCGACTGTGTGGATCTGATTCACTTCAAATTTATTTTAATGAATATTCTAAATGCAATAACTGCCAGATGATTCAACAGGATGAATCAACACTACTTAGTTTTGAGCAAGAAAAAGAACGTTATTCACATCATAATAATGATAGTGAAGACCCTGGCTATATTAAGTTCTTAAAACAACTCACTGACCCTCTTCTCGATTACATTGATAAAGATGCTAGGGGACTAGACTTTGGGTGTGGGCCAGGACCAACAATTTCTAAGATTCTTGCTGAAGAAAATATTAGTTGCGATAATTATGATCCAGCATTTTTTCCAGATAAAGAATTGTTAGCAACAACTTATGATTTTGTAACTTCATCTGAGGTTTTTGAGCACCTTCATCAGCCAAGAGAAGTTATTGAGAACGTTTGGTCTTTGGTTCGACCTGGTGGGCTTCTTGCGATTATGACAGTGTTTTACCCTGGGAATCAGGACGAGTTTCCAAAGTGGTGGTATAAGAATGATCCAACTCATGTGTGTTTTTACAATGAGCAAGTTTTTGAGTATATTGCCAATAAATTAAATGCAGAAATTTTATCGATGAATAAGAAAATCGTTATTCTTAGGAGAGCTCTATGAAAGTATACGGAATTAAAAATTGCGACACTGTAA from Bacteriovorax sp. Seq25_V includes these protein-coding regions:
- a CDS encoding efflux RND transporter permease subunit, producing the protein MEKLSRFFIENDKFTIVLSFFLIIYGLLGLKKMTAESYPAVSFATAYVTTVYDGASAEDIEIKITKPIEDEVRTVSGIKDVKSTSQAGLSTIVIRVDMDNVDDVDKVMSDLQKSVDRVSDLPSDLKDPPRFQEINSEEFPVYQIAVTGTNDGRQRDKIADTLKEDIEDLKTVKGVTLDGFAKRKFEIILDTDKLDSNYIGIEEVINKLRSRNVNIPGGSLKGQEKQKLVRIEGKIEDVTQLGNVLIRSNFSGSNVYLKDVAEIVDGKEEIKVRTTYNGQEATLMTISKKAGADTIEMVDRIIEKVEAFKKHYPNHQFSVYNNEQTKVKNKLEVLSSNAVSGLALVMIFLFIFLPGRIGILASLSLPLAVMGTIGIMPAFGMSLNAITILALVIALGMLVDNSVVISENYTRLLAEGDTPMDAALKSIRSLWVPITGTALTTMAAFMPMLVTKGIMGQFIKWIPVIVTISLILSLLESFLFLPMRLVAFGGRAKDIANSIKQNDSDSQNWFKKFEKWFEKLMDLTVRHRYFTAIFFTGIIVGSFLLMAIGNKFILFPADQTEIYIARYQTERGTTVERTEEILENLSVKVKEVLKDDAKHVVGFAGRSKVQLADPKAEDGNNVGILFIYVSDNAKFNRPHTEILPLLREIKVPEMTRLSFEAQINGPPVGDAIEGTFRANSSEQLDQIIKVVSERLSKVEGILDLKVDDVFGDEEVYVDVDYKKADQLGLNVNGIGQNIRSFISGNIVSNVTLENKDIDLEVRAKADTRRDLDDILNVKVMDNKGNLVPIANIAKVHVQDGSAVIKRYDYKKSKTLLGNIDENIITSQIANKKLKEIFDDVSKDFPGVSLRFGGAAESTKESMESLASAGLLAAIGIFAILVFLFKSFLRPMIIMMTIPLGLLGMSIAFATPVLSGHADSSRPISFLALIGMIGLSGIIVNSGIVLISFIDEMREEGRLSLHEILVKASGMRLRAVLVTSLTTISGLIPTAYGIGGTDSMLVPMTMAMAWGLTSGTILTLVFIPSAYAILEDYFTLVAKIKSKFIKGEAEQDLIGSVVLDEVRNE
- a CDS encoding TolC family protein — encoded protein: MFPQKIGAQDLTLANYSLDNTIAQVLACTANISSKAEAPKEFTQYDEVLELLKQDLKLSQRVNESYSKADIKLISEVNYIGKDFSHSDAIDELKDKGRQQYAVGFQLDIPLGSAKKDTQAIREEIIQKSNISRYQEVEGKLSAFHSQTVQSINVLYKVIAAQKRNSILLDETLKSSKKKFKQARLSSRELIQDEDSLLQSNLNEINTKYNVISTLIDYFSVFTETPCSINK
- a CDS encoding sensor histidine kinase; the protein is MKMNSSDTFDYLRLDLVYSRKIAIYVVSLACASVFSYYYYRDDLQLEFIAWLTSFAFYFFLRKLSVDFYWKNKSTRDITISQFELINSIICFYGGLLWGTSSILFLTDVPSEKMLIAMTIYAGVCAGATGSNGATLKGNYAFNFALIISAIIGFSLGHSEVKETLIIIFLLYLVGLAFNMQMVNQSIVKNISLRLDKEYLLSEIEESDRKRINTERQALQSSKMAAIGEMASGMAHEINNPLTIIRGNLTLLSRRIKSMNSGNVDDLSETSINRCLENVERIAKTIDSLKKMSKNDKNTNIEEVEISKIVDDAVGFINEKLKCSNIKFYNEVNECKSLLVCNSTSISQILLSLITNAFQLSANKPHGWIKLDYNEDNKFSYFEVSHSSCEVDKDEIKNALNQTSELIQNPLVYNLILAQALSSENQAEIYMKTTMSGYSLVLKISRNQIPSTNVAA
- a CDS encoding YkgJ family cysteine cluster protein, whose amino-acid sequence is MLNFLSRIEDPILRARKSHQYVSQYTNEVLNNPIAKKFVTCHRGCSACCHTQVSVNADEAQLLASKVINNEVQVDLTKLYIQGNVENNSEKWFALPYDVRGCVFLDDKGACTVYEDRPSVCRTNNVLSPPKMCETRDGVERPIRLLNTEKADMAIIASYEVSGDAGTLPSMLWKAMKQYGEPPKVSEKSWSKKVTKKAYLSQLKKDLSKIFEV
- a CDS encoding class I SAM-dependent methyltransferase, which produces MKCRLCGSDSLQIYFNEYSKCNNCQMIQQDESTLLSFEQEKERYSHHNNDSEDPGYIKFLKQLTDPLLDYIDKDARGLDFGCGPGPTISKILAEENISCDNYDPAFFPDKELLATTYDFVTSSEVFEHLHQPREVIENVWSLVRPGGLLAIMTVFYPGNQDEFPKWWYKNDPTHVCFYNEQVFEYIANKLNAEILSMNKKIVILRRAL